The proteins below come from a single Plasmodium sp. gorilla clade G2 genome assembly, chromosome: 13 genomic window:
- a CDS encoding inositol-polyphosphate 5-phosphatase, putative has translation MIKYAKIPLKKYYLESQGKYLCIVNIENNVKNILKINYSENINITKEQEYIDNKNTIIENDNKNKFWFYGCLGIIKAEDINFLVIVSEADVVCNIFNRSIYRIKRISFVQLNCEKINKSANELYEYEICYLGSNGNLTSLNNIKKDENKKFFCNKNKIETKNYFDNLFQSTNFLLENCVYKHNRFYYNETYIHKFKNCTLKQDVLKIITYFLHAFNKGPFYFSYYYNLTISLQNQYMNEQDKKNDTDKKKNIYSKISETASKKLNIYSNRNNNNNDNSDNNNNNNNNNINVNKVQFNEINDEYTWNWKILDTFRNVDAFGFVVFLIHGYINTNILEVEDNKKICLYLISRKCKNRSGVRFWCRGSNENGDVANFVETEQIVVFKNKERINIFSYIIVRGSIPVLWKQTPTLSIRPAIHVCPNMNENKRILNLHMKKLQTNYGKISITNLINKKFGEKYLGECFENCLSECNVEHNFTWFDFHSEFKKLNLENLDHMLEKVVNDLNKFSYFSFSIPIGNDKNLMNDYDVLNYNNFQFNLWKDVQIYSHQNGVFRVNCIDCLDRTNVFQSFLSKYVLYLQLKSIDIKLQQHDNFPFYFFNNKYDEISYRRIWINNANAISLIYSGAGALKNDITQNGKRTISGLFQDLYCIIVRYVNNNFLDGYNNDCINMAINEKIKFIHNFNINKGNSNPLIQVLVEFIIIFSTAICTSPVQNFIKSVYFCSHNCTINMLSRSINYIFLLLKNNFHLFLFPYNHAKYLSFISVLAKASGVFSTSLLIFLFFCLYVFTQRRRVISSPKLDANC, from the coding sequence ATGATAAAGTACGCTAAAAttcctttaaaaaaatattatttagaaTCACAAGggaaatatttatgtatagtaaatattgaaaataatgtaaagaatatattaaaaatcaATTATtcagaaaatataaatataacaaaagaGCAAGagtatatagataataagaACACTATCAtcgaaaatgataataaaaataaattttggTTTTATGGATGTTTAGGTATAATAAAAGCAGAAGATATTAATTTCTTGGTAATTGTATCAGAGGCTGACGTggtatgtaatatatttaatagatctatatatagaataaaaagaatatcgTTTGTACAACTAAAttgtgaaaaaataaataagagtgcaaatgaattatatgaGTATGAAATATGTTATTTAGGAAGTAATGGAAATCTAActtcattaaataatattaaaaaagatgagaacaagaaatttttttgtaacaaaaataaaatagagacaaaaaattattttgataaCTTATTTCAATCAACAAATTTCTTATTAGAAAATTGTGTTTACAAACATAACAGATTCTATTATAATGAaacatatattcataaattcAAAAACTGTACATTAAAACAGGATGTATtgaaaattataacatattttcTGCATGCTTTTAATAAAGGCCCATTTTATTTCTCTTACTACTACAATTTAACAATATCTCTGCAAAATCAATATATGAATGAACAGGACAAGAAAAATGACacggataaaaaaaaaaatatttactcAAAAATTTCAGAAACTGCATCAAAgaaattgaatatatattcaaacagaaataataataataatgataatagtgataataataacaataataataataataatattaatgtgaATAAAGTTCAGTTTAACGAAATTAATGATGAATATACATGGAATTGGAAAATATTAGATACATTCAGAAATGTAGATGCATTTGGTTTTGttgtatttttaattcatggatacataaatacaaatatctTAGAGGTAGAggataacaaaaaaatttgtttatatttgatATCTAGAAAATGTAAAAACAGAAGTGGCGTTAGGTTTTGGTGTAGAGGTAGTAATGAAAATGGAGATGTAGCAAATTTTGTAGAAACTGAACAAATAGtagtttttaaaaataaggaaaggataaatatttttagttATATAATAGTTAGAGGTTCTATACCAGTATTGTGGAAACAAACACCAACCTTAAGTATAAGACCAGCAATACACGTATGTCcaaatatgaatgaaaataaacgtatattaaatttacatatgaaaaaattacaaaCGAATTATGGAAAAATATCTATtacaaatttaataaataaaaagtttggagaaaaatatttaggAGAATGTTTTGAAAATTGTTTAAGTGAATGTAATGTAGAACATAATTTTACTTGGTTTGATTTCCATagtgaatttaaaaaattaaatcttGAAAATTTGGATCATATGTTAGAAAAAGTAGTAaatgatttaaataaattttccTATTTTTCATTTAGCATACCAATtggaaatgataaaaatctAATGAATGATTATGatgtattaaattataataattttcagTTTAATCTATGGAAAGATGTACAAATTTATAGTCATCAAAATGGAGTGTTCCGTGTTAATTGTATAGATTGTTTAGATAGGACTAATGTTTTTCAGAGTTTTCTAtcaaaatatgttttatatttacaattaaaaagtatagatataaaattaCAGCAACATGATAATTTccctttttatttcttcaataATAAGTATGATGAAATATCATATAGAAGAATATGGATTAATAACGCTAATGCTATTAGTTTAATATATAGTGGTGCAGGTgctttaaaaaatgatataacacAAAATGGGAAAAGAACAATTAGTGGATTATTTCAAGatttatattgtataatTGTTagatatgtaaataataattttttagatggatataataatgattgtATAAATATGgctataaatgaaaaaattaaatttatacataattttaatatcaaTAAAGGTAATAGTAATCCTTTAATACAAGTACTTGTggaatttattatcattttttcaaCAGCCATATGTACAAGCCCAGtacaaaattttattaaaagtgTATACTTTTGTTCACATAATTGTACTATAAATATGTTATCACGTAGTATTAATTATATCTTTcttttgttaaaaaataatttccatttatttttgtttccATATAATCATGCAAAATATCTTAGTTTTATTTCAGTCCTAGCAAAAGCATCTGGAGTCTTCTCTACTTctcttcttatttttttatttttttgtttatatgtttttactCAACGAAGAAGAGTCATTTCATCTCCTAAATTGGACGCCAATTGTTAA